The Clostridioides sp. ES-S-0010-02 genome window below encodes:
- a CDS encoding cobalt-factor II C(20)-methyltransferase, translating to MKKALLVVSFGTSYHETREKTIDVCENKIKNSLKNYDFFRAYTSNMIINKIKKRDGIEIDNPIQALDKIYEQGYDEVIIQTLHIICGEEFNKLKEQVESYSSKFKKLILGRPLLTHIEDYQESVEAIKHQIPHMESDEAVVFMGHGTVHESHSAYPALEYMLRDNGVNAYVGTVEGYPEIEHVMRRLKEGNIKTINLMPFMLVAGDHAINDMAGDEEDSWKTILEDNGFNVKIHLKGLGENPYIQDKFVRHTLKCAETAKFYGIGTGPGDSSLLTIKAVNTLKKLDVLYTPESKRGGESLALSIVNEYLPESLEIKSRHFPMSFDGNEKELAWDNVAEEIISDVNNGKNVGFVTLGDPMLYSTYVYIMNRIVDEIEVETIPGISSFSNIASNQNFPLVMDREALVVVPCTMEDDKIENALQNYNSIVLMKVYKNFKEIIKKLEKYNLIEHAILVSNSSQDSETVFKDLREAHLEDKISYFSTILVNKENKIK from the coding sequence ATGAAGAAAGCCTTATTAGTAGTAAGTTTTGGGACAAGCTACCATGAAACAAGAGAAAAGACAATAGATGTGTGTGAAAATAAAATAAAGAATTCGTTAAAAAACTATGATTTTTTTAGAGCGTATACATCAAATATGATAATAAATAAAATAAAAAAAAGAGATGGCATAGAAATAGACAACCCTATACAAGCTTTAGATAAAATATATGAGCAAGGGTATGACGAAGTAATAATTCAAACGCTTCATATTATATGTGGAGAAGAATTTAATAAGCTAAAAGAACAAGTAGAAAGCTATTCCTCTAAATTTAAAAAACTTATATTAGGTAGACCTTTACTTACTCACATAGAGGATTATCAAGAATCAGTAGAGGCAATTAAACATCAAATTCCTCATATGGAAAGTGATGAAGCAGTAGTATTTATGGGTCATGGAACAGTTCATGAGTCTCATTCAGCATATCCAGCCTTAGAATATATGCTTAGAGATAATGGAGTAAATGCTTATGTTGGTACGGTTGAAGGTTATCCAGAAATAGAACATGTAATGAGAAGATTAAAAGAAGGAAATATAAAAACTATAAATTTAATGCCATTTATGTTAGTTGCAGGTGACCATGCCATAAATGATATGGCAGGAGATGAAGAGGATTCTTGGAAGACAATACTTGAAGATAATGGATTTAATGTGAAAATTCATTTAAAAGGGCTAGGAGAAAATCCTTATATACAAGATAAATTTGTTCGTCATACTCTTAAATGTGCAGAAACTGCTAAGTTTTATGGTATAGGAACAGGACCAGGAGATAGTTCTTTACTTACAATAAAAGCAGTTAATACTCTAAAAAAACTAGATGTTTTATACACTCCAGAGTCAAAAAGGGGTGGAGAAAGCTTGGCATTATCAATAGTTAATGAATATTTACCAGAATCACTAGAGATAAAATCTAGACATTTCCCAATGAGTTTTGATGGAAACGAAAAAGAACTAGCTTGGGACAATGTAGCAGAGGAAATTATATCAGATGTTAATAATGGTAAAAATGTAGGATTTGTAACATTGGGTGACCCTATGCTTTATAGTACATATGTGTATATAATGAACAGAATAGTAGATGAGATAGAAGTAGAAACTATACCAGGAATTTCTTCGTTTTCTAATATAGCATCTAATCAAAATTTTCCATTAGTTATGGATAGAGAAGCATTAGTAGTAGTTCCTTGTACTATGGAAGATGATAAGATAGAGAATGCTCTACAAAATTATAATTCTATAGTGTTAATGAAAGTGTATAAGAATTTTAAAGAAATAATAAAAAAATTAGAAAAATATAATCTGATAGAACATGCTATTTTAGTTAGTAATTCGTCTCAAGATAGTGAAACTGTATTTAAGGATTTAAGAGAAGCACATCTTGAAGATAAGATATCTTATTTTTCTACGATACTAGTAAATAAAGAGAACAAAATAAAATAG
- the hemC gene encoding hydroxymethylbilane synthase codes for MNIVVGTRGSNLALIQTEWVINELKKKYPYINFEIKIIKTKGDIIQNVSLDKIGDKGLFVKEIEQQLLDGQIDIAVHSMKDMPSYLADGLKFAHTPKREDPRDVLILRDEYKSLDDLPHGAVIGTGSKRRKFQLLKQRPDLNIVQVRGNVETRIRKIKDENLHGIVLAASGIIRANLQDKISSYLPVDVVIPAPAQGALAIEIRSNDSDVEEIVNSLKDNDTEIQILAERGFLDGVNGSCHIPMAAYCEINQDKIHLTGLYGDSEGDKIVIKSIEGDISSPRELGLKLAKLVLKEYESYEG; via the coding sequence ATGAATATCGTGGTTGGAACTAGGGGTAGTAATCTAGCACTTATACAAACTGAATGGGTAATAAATGAGCTAAAAAAGAAATATCCTTATATTAATTTTGAAATCAAAATTATAAAAACAAAAGGAGATATAATTCAAAATGTTTCATTAGATAAAATAGGTGATAAAGGATTATTTGTAAAAGAAATAGAGCAACAATTATTGGATGGACAGATAGATATAGCAGTACATAGTATGAAAGATATGCCTTCTTATTTGGCAGATGGACTAAAATTTGCTCATACACCTAAAAGAGAAGACCCAAGAGATGTGTTAATACTTAGAGATGAATATAAAAGCCTAGATGATTTACCTCATGGAGCAGTAATAGGAACAGGGAGTAAAAGGAGAAAATTTCAATTATTAAAGCAAAGACCTGATTTAAACATAGTTCAAGTTAGGGGAAATGTAGAGACTAGAATACGAAAAATCAAAGATGAAAATCTACATGGAATTGTATTAGCTGCATCAGGAATAATAAGGGCTAATTTACAAGATAAAATAAGTTCTTATTTACCTGTTGATGTTGTCATTCCAGCACCTGCTCAAGGGGCTTTAGCTATAGAGATAAGAAGTAATGATAGTGATGTTGAGGAGATAGTGAACTCACTAAAAGATAATGATACAGAAATCCAAATATTAGCTGAAAGAGGATTTTTAGATGGTGTGAATGGAAGTTGTCATATTCCAATGGCAGCTTATTGTGAAATAAATCAAGATAAAATACATCTTACTGGTTTATATGGAGATTCAGAAGGAGATAAAATAGTAATTAAGTCCATAGAAGGAGATATCTCTTCTCCTAGAGAGTTAGGTTTAAAGTTAGCTAAACTTGTATTGAAGGAGTATGAAAGTTATGAAGGGTAA
- the cobA gene encoding uroporphyrinogen-III C-methyltransferase, giving the protein MKGKVYLVGAGPGDYKLMTLKGLECIRKSDVIVYDRLANSSYLREAKTDCEFIYVGKASSNHILPQEDINRVIAEKAKEGKLVTRLKGGDPYVFGRGGEEAETLVDEGIEFEVVPGITSAIGGLCYAGIPITHRDHASSFHVITGHLKGDDSGELNWNALANNKGTLVFLMGISNLKKISGNLMKEGKSKDTPVALISWATRYNQRVVTSTLENVYEVAIKEEVKPPTLIVVGSVVGLREKLNFFEGKPLFGKSIAVTRSRNQNSVLVEKIMDLGGNPIEIPTIKIEKIQNNTKLENEIKNINEYNYLILTSKNAVEIFFEKIYEVNFDSRILSNLKICAIGSATSSELKKRGITADIVPKKFVAESLYEELSPILTENDKILIPRAENARDYLVDKLKEICEVTEIHTYRTVIDEDKRNEILDILNSNEIDYITFTSSSTVNNLIEIIGKENIKILDKIKVLSIGPITTEAINNLGINLYKEATTSTINGLVDLIIEN; this is encoded by the coding sequence ATGAAGGGTAAGGTTTACTTAGTAGGTGCAGGACCAGGAGATTATAAACTCATGACTCTGAAAGGCTTAGAGTGTATAAGAAAATCGGATGTAATAGTATATGATAGATTAGCAAATAGTAGTTACTTAAGAGAAGCTAAAACAGATTGTGAATTTATATATGTAGGAAAGGCATCAAGCAATCATATTTTGCCACAAGAAGATATAAATAGAGTTATAGCAGAAAAAGCTAAAGAAGGAAAACTTGTGACTCGTTTAAAAGGTGGAGACCCTTATGTATTTGGTAGAGGTGGAGAGGAAGCAGAGACTCTAGTGGATGAAGGTATAGAGTTTGAAGTAGTTCCAGGGATAACTTCTGCAATAGGAGGTTTATGCTATGCGGGTATTCCTATAACACACAGAGACCATGCTTCATCATTTCATGTAATAACAGGTCATCTGAAAGGTGATGATAGTGGGGAATTAAATTGGAATGCTCTTGCAAACAATAAAGGCACTCTTGTGTTTTTGATGGGGATTTCTAACTTGAAGAAAATAAGTGGAAACTTGATGAAAGAGGGAAAGAGTAAAGATACACCAGTTGCTCTTATAAGTTGGGCAACTAGATATAATCAAAGGGTTGTTACATCTACACTTGAAAATGTCTATGAAGTTGCTATCAAAGAAGAAGTAAAACCACCAACTCTTATAGTAGTTGGAAGTGTTGTAGGACTTAGAGAAAAACTGAATTTCTTTGAGGGGAAACCTTTGTTTGGAAAAAGTATAGCTGTGACTAGGTCTAGAAATCAAAATAGTGTCTTAGTAGAAAAGATAATGGATTTAGGTGGGAATCCAATAGAGATACCTACTATTAAGATAGAAAAAATACAGAATAATACTAAATTGGAAAATGAAATAAAAAATATAAATGAATATAACTATCTAATACTAACCAGTAAAAATGCAGTAGAAATATTTTTTGAGAAGATTTATGAAGTGAATTTTGATTCAAGAATATTATCTAACCTAAAGATATGTGCAATAGGCTCAGCAACGTCAAGTGAATTGAAGAAAAGAGGAATTACAGCAGATATAGTACCAAAAAAATTTGTAGCAGAATCATTATATGAAGAGCTATCACCAATTTTAACTGAAAATGATAAGATACTTATACCTAGAGCAGAAAATGCTAGAGACTATTTAGTTGATAAGCTTAAGGAAATTTGTGAAGTAACAGAAATACATACATATAGAACCGTGATAGATGAAGATAAAAGAAATGAAATATTAGATATTTTAAATTCGAATGAGATAGATTATATAACATTCACAAGTTCATCAACAGTAAATAATCTTATTGAGATTATAGGAAAAGAAAATATTAAAATTTTAGATAAAATAAAAGTATTGTCTATAGGGCCTATAACTACAGAGGCAATAAATAATTTAGGAATAAATTTATATAAAGAGGCTACAACATCTACAATAAATGGATTAGTAGATTTAATTATAGAAAATTAA
- the hemB gene encoding porphobilinogen synthase: MLRRPRRLRASKAIRNLVRETKVNVEDLIYPLFVVEGENVKEEIKSLPDVYHLSIDMLEEEIKEIRDLGIEHIMLFGVPDEKDECASQAFNENGIVQKAIRKIKEIDSNINVITDVCMCQYTSHGHCGILTDTGYVDNDKSLEYLAKISVSHAKAGADMVAPSDMMDGRIQAIREALDENGLENIGIMAYSVKYASNFYGPFREAAHSAPSFGDRKTYQMDPANSNEAMIETELDVLEGADILMVKPALSYLDVIRRVKDNFDLPLAAYNVSGEYSMLKLAVKEGLLNEDVILEAITSIKRAGADIIITYFAKDIAKLLRK, translated from the coding sequence ATGTTAAGAAGACCAAGAAGACTAAGAGCAAGTAAAGCAATAAGAAATTTGGTAAGAGAAACTAAAGTAAATGTAGAAGATTTAATATATCCTTTATTTGTAGTAGAAGGGGAGAATGTAAAAGAAGAAATTAAATCTTTACCAGATGTTTATCACTTATCAATAGACATGTTAGAAGAAGAAATAAAAGAAATAAGAGATTTAGGAATTGAACATATAATGTTATTTGGTGTACCAGATGAAAAAGACGAATGTGCATCACAAGCATTTAATGAGAATGGAATAGTACAAAAAGCGATTAGAAAGATAAAGGAAATAGATTCAAATATAAATGTAATAACAGATGTCTGTATGTGTCAGTACACAAGTCATGGACATTGTGGAATTTTAACAGATACTGGTTATGTTGATAATGATAAATCATTAGAATATTTAGCTAAGATATCTGTAAGTCATGCTAAAGCAGGAGCAGATATGGTTGCTCCATCTGACATGATGGATGGAAGAATACAAGCAATAAGAGAAGCTTTAGATGAAAATGGTTTGGAAAATATCGGTATAATGGCTTACAGTGTCAAATACGCTTCAAATTTTTATGGACCTTTTAGAGAAGCAGCTCATTCAGCACCATCATTTGGAGATAGAAAGACATACCAGATGGACCCTGCAAATAGCAATGAAGCTATGATAGAAACAGAACTTGATGTATTAGAAGGTGCAGATATACTTATGGTTAAACCTGCATTATCATATTTAGATGTTATAAGAAGAGTTAAAGATAATTTTGATTTGCCTTTAGCTGCTTATAATGTAAGTGGAGAATACTCTATGCTTAAGTTAGCTGTTAAAGAAGGATTATTAAATGAAGATGTAATTCTTGAAGCAATCACATCTATAAAGAGAGCAGGAGCAGATATAATAATAACTTACTTTGCTAAAGATATTGCTAAATTATTAAGAAAATAA
- a CDS encoding bifunctional precorrin-2 dehydrogenase/sirohydrochlorin ferrochelatase, whose protein sequence is MLYPINLKLDDLDVVIIGGGEVAYRKCKNFLDFNKSVTVVSKHILNKFHDLEGNINIIKDDYKEEYIESSSVIIAATDNRELNLEIGLYCRKNKKLVNVVDNVEISNFTVPSYVKRGDLLISVSTGGKSPSLSSKIKKELEEKYTEDYEEYLNVLGEIRKEVIKKYQDKNKRKSILNMLIVLDLDELKKFNV, encoded by the coding sequence ATGCTATATCCTATTAACTTAAAATTAGATGACTTAGATGTAGTCATAATAGGAGGAGGAGAGGTTGCATATAGGAAATGTAAAAACTTTTTAGATTTTAATAAGAGTGTTACTGTAGTTTCTAAACATATTTTAAATAAGTTTCATGATTTAGAAGGTAACATAAATATAATAAAAGACGATTATAAAGAAGAATATATAGAAAGTAGCTCTGTGATAATTGCTGCTACAGATAATAGGGAGCTGAATTTAGAAATAGGATTATATTGTAGAAAAAATAAAAAACTAGTAAATGTTGTTGATAATGTAGAAATATCAAATTTTACTGTTCCATCATATGTAAAAAGAGGTGATTTGCTTATAAGTGTATCCACAGGGGGTAAAAGTCCATCTTTGTCTTCAAAAATAAAAAAGGAGCTAGAAGAAAAATATACTGAGGATTATGAGGAATATTTGAACGTGTTAGGCGAGATTAGAAAAGAAGTTATAAAAAAATATCAAGATAAAAATAAAAGAAAAAGTATACTTAATATGTTGATAGTACTTGATTTAGATGAATTAAAAAAGTTTAATGTATAA
- a CDS encoding ABC transporter ATP-binding protein translates to MADIKLENVTKSYDKKNTVIENLNLTIEDGSFTVLVGPSGCGKSTTLRMIAGLEDITSGNLKIEENDVTRTDASKRDIAMVFQNYALYPHMTVKENIEFGLKNKKVPKEKREELITEVIDIVGLQEYLNVKPGNLSGGQRQRVALARAMVKNPKVFLMDEPLSNLDAKLRNQMRTELIQLHQKLKSTFVYVTHDQVEAMSMADKIVIMNKGEIMQIGSPKKIYQDPKNLFVAQFIGNPCMNILNMKDNIKLGFRPEKAVLESINIDIKNDDTFNLLGKVITKEVLGNETIYCLSVLDSEVRVKTENDIFDIGKTLKVNVLEKDLYYFNKDGQRINDIKECKNMYSKIKGDIYEKAI, encoded by the coding sequence ATGGCAGATATAAAACTAGAAAATGTCACAAAATCTTATGATAAAAAGAACACTGTTATAGAGAACTTGAACCTTACTATAGAAGATGGTTCTTTTACGGTATTGGTAGGCCCAAGTGGTTGTGGAAAATCTACTACACTAAGAATGATTGCTGGGCTTGAAGATATAACTTCAGGTAATTTAAAAATTGAAGAAAATGATGTAACAAGAACTGATGCAAGTAAGAGGGATATAGCTATGGTATTTCAGAATTATGCATTATATCCACATATGACTGTAAAAGAAAATATAGAATTTGGTTTAAAGAATAAAAAAGTTCCAAAAGAAAAAAGAGAAGAACTTATAACAGAGGTTATTGATATAGTTGGATTACAAGAATATTTAAATGTAAAGCCAGGAAATTTGTCTGGAGGACAAAGACAGAGAGTAGCATTAGCTAGAGCAATGGTTAAAAATCCAAAGGTATTTTTAATGGATGAACCATTATCAAATTTAGATGCAAAACTGAGAAATCAAATGAGGACAGAATTAATACAGTTACATCAAAAATTAAAATCTACATTTGTTTATGTAACTCATGACCAAGTCGAAGCAATGTCAATGGCGGATAAAATAGTTATAATGAACAAAGGAGAGATAATGCAAATAGGTTCTCCAAAAAAAATATATCAAGACCCTAAAAATTTGTTTGTGGCACAATTTATCGGAAATCCTTGTATGAACATATTAAATATGAAGGATAATATCAAACTTGGATTTAGGCCTGAAAAAGCTGTATTAGAAAGTATAAATATAGATATAAAAAATGATGATACTTTTAATTTACTTGGAAAGGTTATAACTAAAGAGGTATTAGGAAACGAAACTATATACTGTTTATCTGTTCTTGACAGTGAAGTAAGGGTTAAAACAGAAAACGATATATTTGATATAGGGAAAACTTTGAAAGTAAATGTATTAGAAAAGGATTTATATTATTTTAATAAAGATGGGCAAAGAATAAATGATATAAAAGAATGTAAGAATATGTATTCTAAAATCAAAGGAGATATTTATGAAAAAGCAATTTAA
- a CDS encoding sugar ABC transporter permease gives MKKQFNKAYLYITPAIIGTLLFIVYPIIKTISLSFKSGSLLSSTFENVGLNNYTELLKNPEFIQTITNTAIYTFFMVIISISLAIVLAVWLNKNSIIHNLTQSIIFTPHVISLVSVAVLWLWIMEPQYGFLNWILSTLHLPTSKWLSSESSALMSLILIGIWKTLGYNILIVLSGLKSIPNYIYEASKLDNANKITNFFKVTLPLLSPTIFFLMITTTTASFQVFDEISIMTQGGPLGSTNMLSYYIYESGFIYYDIGQASAASMFLLAIVMIATYANFRLLSKKVHYQ, from the coding sequence ATGAAAAAGCAATTTAATAAAGCATATTTGTACATAACACCTGCAATTATAGGAACTTTACTGTTTATAGTATATCCAATAATTAAGACAATATCGCTGAGTTTCAAATCAGGAAGTCTTCTTAGTTCAACTTTCGAAAATGTAGGATTAAATAATTACACAGAGCTTTTAAAAAATCCAGAGTTTATACAAACTATAACGAATACTGCAATTTATACTTTTTTTATGGTAATTATATCTATATCACTAGCTATAGTACTTGCTGTTTGGTTAAATAAAAACTCTATAATACACAATTTGACACAAAGTATAATCTTTACACCACATGTAATTTCACTAGTATCTGTAGCTGTATTGTGGCTTTGGATTATGGAGCCACAATATGGCTTTTTAAACTGGATACTGTCAACATTGCATTTACCAACATCAAAATGGCTTTCAAGTGAAAGTTCAGCTTTAATGTCATTGATTCTAATAGGAATATGGAAAACTCTTGGATACAATATTTTAATCGTGTTATCAGGTCTTAAATCGATACCAAACTATATATATGAGGCTTCTAAACTAGACAATGCAAACAAGATAACGAATTTCTTTAAGGTAACATTGCCATTATTATCGCCAACAATATTTTTTCTCATGATAACAACAACAACAGCATCATTTCAAGTATTTGACGAAATAAGCATAATGACACAAGGTGGTCCATTAGGTTCAACTAACATGTTATCTTATTATATATATGAGTCTGGATTTATATATTACGATATAGGGCAAGCAAGTGCAGCAAGTATGTTTTTATTAGCCATAGTTATGATTGCTACATATGCTAATTTCAGACTATTATCAAAAAAAGTTCATTATCAATAA
- a CDS encoding carbohydrate ABC transporter permease, translating into MDIIRPIKKDKADIKKIVSKSIEVLILLLLSAIFIFPFIWMLSTSFKNPQEMMQLPPTIIPNDIVLGNYTTAWNSGPFFRYLLNSIFVTGSILIVQFLVMVPAAYAFSKIKFRGEKVLFGLLLIGLMIPPQVTFLPVYMMMSKFGFINTYVPLIIPFMTSSFGIFLLRQNFMQISDEIIEAAKLDNTSDLKIMFKIMVPMAKPAVITFILFNFIYHWNNYFWPLVMTNTDAIRTLPIGVALLKSSEGITAWNVIMAGNIILILPIILVYIFANKKVKEAFMYSGIK; encoded by the coding sequence ATGGACATTATAAGACCTATTAAAAAAGATAAAGCTGATATAAAGAAAATAGTATCAAAATCAATAGAAGTATTAATTCTACTACTTTTATCTGCAATATTTATATTCCCTTTTATATGGATGCTGTCAACATCTTTTAAAAACCCACAAGAAATGATGCAACTACCACCTACAATAATACCAAACGATATAGTACTAGGAAATTATACTACAGCATGGAATTCAGGACCATTTTTTAGATATTTATTAAATAGTATCTTTGTGACAGGTAGTATTTTAATCGTACAGTTTTTAGTGATGGTTCCTGCAGCTTATGCATTTTCTAAGATTAAATTTAGAGGTGAGAAGGTATTGTTTGGACTATTACTCATAGGACTTATGATTCCTCCACAAGTAACTTTTTTACCTGTATATATGATGATGAGTAAATTTGGATTTATAAATACATATGTGCCACTTATAATTCCATTTATGACATCTTCATTTGGTATATTTCTGCTTAGACAAAATTTTATGCAGATATCAGATGAGATTATTGAAGCAGCTAAATTAGACAATACTTCGGACTTAAAAATAATGTTTAAAATAATGGTTCCTATGGCAAAACCAGCAGTAATAACATTTATATTATTTAATTTTATATATCATTGGAATAACTATTTCTGGCCTTTAGTAATGACAAATACAGATGCAATAAGGACTTTACCAATCGGAGTAGCTCTTCTTAAATCTTCAGAAGGAATTACTGCATGGAATGTAATAATGGCAGGAAATATAATTTTAATTTTACCAATAATTCTTGTTTATATATTTGCAAATAAAAAAGTAAAAGAAGCTTTTATGTATTCAGGAATAAAATAA
- a CDS encoding ABC transporter substrate-binding protein, protein MKLKRKLATGLAITLLLGSLVGCSNSNDSNTSKGEKTDSNITKIDFWAPLGGTNGETAQKMVDQFNSEHKDIQVNMLKQKDYYENATKLQAALTSKDQPDVTLLEITQTGTFASAGALVDMSKYFDKAYQERFFSGLLTNSYYENKFVGMPFNRSTPILYINKDMAVKAGLDPSGPKSWEELKTYASKMTNKSEDTYGFETPIDIWFYEAMVMQSGGEITDGKKVAFNNEAGQAPVKFWQDMMKSGIMKMPPGEDYNAWDVAKQDFVNGKVGMIFTSTADLAGLMQQTDGKFEISTAFLPKNQKYATPTGGANLVMLEGGTDKEKDASAEFMEWMTQTDKIVQFSSSTGYLPTTEDATKSEKLQTLYKEKPQYKVATDQLQYAVALPMLNGYKEATDKLMDEIKKGLTDLNVAPKDAVSKGTSAMQAVIDKTNK, encoded by the coding sequence ATGAAGCTTAAAAGAAAATTAGCAACAGGATTAGCAATAACATTATTATTAGGTTCTTTAGTTGGGTGTTCAAATTCTAATGACTCAAATACATCTAAAGGAGAAAAGACAGATAGCAATATTACAAAGATAGATTTCTGGGCACCTTTGGGTGGAACTAATGGTGAAACTGCACAAAAAATGGTTGACCAGTTTAATAGTGAACATAAAGACATACAAGTAAATATGCTAAAACAAAAAGATTACTATGAAAATGCAACAAAATTACAAGCTGCATTAACTTCTAAAGACCAACCAGATGTAACATTATTAGAAATAACTCAAACAGGTACATTTGCATCAGCAGGAGCTTTAGTAGATATGAGTAAATACTTTGATAAGGCATACCAAGAAAGATTTTTTTCTGGTCTTCTAACAAATTCATATTATGAAAATAAGTTTGTTGGTATGCCATTTAATAGAAGTACACCAATACTATACATAAATAAGGATATGGCAGTTAAAGCAGGCCTTGACCCTTCAGGACCAAAGTCATGGGAAGAACTTAAAACATATGCTAGTAAAATGACAAACAAATCAGAAGATACGTATGGATTTGAAACTCCAATAGATATTTGGTTCTATGAAGCTATGGTAATGCAAAGTGGAGGAGAAATAACTGATGGAAAAAAAGTAGCATTCAATAATGAAGCAGGTCAAGCACCAGTTAAATTCTGGCAAGATATGATGAAATCTGGAATAATGAAAATGCCACCTGGTGAAGATTATAATGCTTGGGATGTAGCAAAGCAAGATTTTGTAAATGGTAAAGTTGGTATGATATTTACATCAACAGCAGATTTAGCAGGTCTTATGCAACAAACAGACGGTAAGTTTGAAATATCAACAGCATTTTTACCAAAAAATCAAAAATATGCAACGCCTACAGGGGGAGCAAACTTAGTTATGCTTGAAGGTGGAACAGACAAAGAAAAAGATGCAAGTGCAGAATTTATGGAATGGATGACTCAAACAGATAAAATAGTTCAATTTAGTTCATCAACAGGATATCTGCCAACAACTGAAGATGCAACTAAATCAGAAAAATTACAAACATTGTATAAAGAAAAGCCACAATATAAAGTTGCAACTGACCAATTACAATATGCTGTTGCCCTTCCAATGTTAAATGGATATAAAGAAGCAACTGATAAGTTAATGGATGAAATTAAAAAAGGTCTTACTGATTTAAATGTGGCGCCAAAAGATGCAGTAAGCAAAGGAACTTCTGCAATGCAAGCAGTAATAGACAAGACTAATAAATAA